GCACCTGTTGTTCTTATTCACATATAAATACTCCAATTTTTTATACAAAATAGGAGgagaaaaatcagaaaatacAAGCAACGAAGTTCTGCCTAATTTCTCTCTCAAAAATACAAGTTTTTCAAACCTTgaaacatacaaaattccttCAAGAATCAAATACAAATCTCAAAAATCAAACGAAAGTTCAAGTTGTAACATCAAGCAATTGGAGCTCAAGCAAGGAAATCCCAACCTAGAAGATCTATGTACATTTTCGAGACTCTAATCTCAAATTCTAAAGCTTCTACTTTCTTTGCACTTACGTACTTTCTTCAATCTTGTAAAGCTTCCAAGAATGTTCATTTGAATTGGGAAAAAGCTAAAAAGAGTAATATTTAGAGGGATTTcactcttgaaattcccttctcttatttcaagttcaagtttcaatctttacaaaacattttaaaaaaacatGATTAGTAAATAAGATCTCACTCTTGAAAGTActctttacaacaatcatcTTACAATTTTCCAAACCTTAATTTTGCAaatgttcaaggatgtttgaagAAGTGTAAACCCTTCTACAAACCAGAACTCATGAACTTCAAGTTTCATGTTCAAGCATTTAAatttcaatgatgtttaaatgagaGAAAACTCTCTTTAAAATAGAACATTCACAACATTCGGAGCTCATCAAAGTTGGGATTTTTCTAgcttgaatcatcctttttttttaatgccttctaatttcaagattcaataatCAAGTTCAATCTtttatttcaaattcaaatcaattACGTTTTAGTGAGCAACCATACTTTAAAGAGCAACCATACTTTAAAGTTAGATTCATACAAATTTTGGAAGCATTCAAGGAAAAAATGTCACACTTGCACATATTTTTCCCTTCGAAATCCAAGTCTCCAAATATGTACCTTTAATTTCTTCATGCAATTTCGATTATTTATGCTTTGACTTGCTTATTTTATCGGTTATTTCAATTCTCGCACctttacaattcattcaattTATTACGCCTAGGCATTCTAGGTGGTTTTAcacctagtccttctaggtgGTGTACATTTTTTATTTATGCATCATTTACAATATTTTGCGATGATTTGattatttacttgtttattgctttcatcacctcacatgctaaatacaacaatctATAAAAGTCCAATCACACTTAACAAGATAATCGCTGGACAAACCAACATAGGTTCCCATTAATTTGACTAAAGCGAAGCGATCACCGACTTAGCAAATTCAATGTTTTAACATGCATGAAAACCCGCGAAAGTAGTGTCATGCTAGGATTTTCTATACGAAATCGATCCTTGTATTGAATTTACCATGCTTACGATCATTTCTAAATAAGTGTCTCGTTCCCGAACCCGGATCTCTATTCGATTTCTATTCTAATGCCGTATCCGAGAGtcatggtctttccaaacagaCCCTTAAATGTTTGGTGTTGACACCTTTGAAATTCAATGTTCAAAGCCGTAGGGAGCCATTCCCTTTGGAATTCGATTTTCTAATGTTCAAAAACTGATTAACGTCGTTAGCAAGATTCTCGTAGTTGGCTTCCCTTGGGGGTTGGATTGTCAAAAATCAAGTCAACTCTTGCCTATCGCACCTTTCGATAAATTGGTCCAAATTTAATGTGTTTAGTGATTTCCAAACATATTTCACTAAGCCATTAAAATTACATTGCAAAAACAATCTCTTTTCCCGTACAAGTTTCAAGTCTGAAAATACAAAAGGGGAAGTGGGATTGGATCATTATAAAGCCCCCCTACACGTATGCATCTTATTCTAGAAAAAGAAAGGTTGTGCATCTGAAAAACACATATTTTTCTACCCCCTCACAACTACCATTCTATTAAATGACCCAACTACCCCTTTCAAAATTGTTTATCTCTTTCACATTGTTTACCTTTCACCTTTTAACTTTCACCCACCCTTCAACCTTTCCACACACCTTTGACCTTCTCACCCACTCTGACCACCATTCAGGCCAATAATCCGACCACTAGTCcgtaatttattttgttttattcctTAAAAACCGTCCTAGTCTTCTTCGTTTTGAGCTTGCACCATGGTAAAGATTTTTGAACTTTAAGTTTCGACCATGGTGGAAGCTTAAAACATAGAAGTCTCTACCATGGTCCAAACTCAAAACGAAAAAGTCCTTGTAAAATGTTTGACTTTGTAGTATAATAATGTTTGAAAAAAATGTTACTTAGTATTAAGCATTTGTTGAAAAAATGGTTAAGTCTTTTACctcaaagaagaagaaaaatgtTAATACATATTTTAAATAGACATATACTTCTTTTTTTGAGCTTGGACCATGGTAGTGATTTATGCACTTGAACCTTCGACCATGTTGAAAGCTTAAAACGTAGAAGTCTCTACCATGGTCCAAGATCAAAATGATGAAGTCCTTGTGTTAAGCACGAAAAAAATTAATTCGGTTTTGAACTTGAgatattaataataaattttaattcagttaatagtaaataataataataataataataataataataataataataataataataataataattaattagataTTACTCCATTTTGATGAAAAcatgttaataaatattttaaacaaATTTAGACTTCTTCGTTTTGAGCTTCCACAATGGTAGAGACTTTTGGCCTGTTTGGATATGTGCATTTCATTTTAAATGATGAATTTAGTTCAATTCACTTGTTTGGAAGtagttggaatttgaaattggatttggggCAAACCCAAGCGaacaaaaaaataagtttattttgatgattttgaaattttagcCCAAACCACAacatttcaaatccatgttggGTTGTCTCTCACCTCCCTCTCCTCATGAcctattttcttttttctttttttttacagtttctcaaacctcaaacttcattttctctctcctctcacaaTCCCACTCTATCTCCTCCGATCACCATCGTGTCAAGTCCTCAACCACCGGTTCTCCACCACTTTATCTTCTCTTTTAATCACCTACTCTCCTCCCTGACCACGTCCACCACCCGCCTTCGCGAAGACCTCCTCCGTAAGACTGTAATCACTGCCTCCACCCTCACGACCAACCCTTTAATCCACCACTGCCGCCTCCATACCGCGTGACTATTTGTGTCGTTCATTTCTTCAATTGCGGCATCGATCTCGTTCTGAATATCACCACTACGAATCCTCTACATTTCccaattttaataaattatgTGAAAATCGAAGAAGAGGGGATTGAGGAATGACAAGCTCCTTCAAAACTAGAAGAGATAACTCTAAATGCAAAATCATAGTATTTGAAAGTGGAAAGCAATGGAGAACAATCGTATAAATATGAAATAGCAGGAagtagttgttctttttttttttgggtattaTGATTCAGGGAGAGATGAAGAGCTGAATTAGGAAATtaaaatttctgaaattaatgTTCTATTATATCCAAACACAATAAATTTGAAATGATGCATttaaaattcttggttttaccAAACAGAAAATTTAGAATTGAAAGTCAGAATTTGAATTCCCAGAATCGAAATGAGTCATTTCAAATGAAATGGTAGTATCCAAACACTACCTTAAGGTATTTGAGCTTCTACTATAGTGGAAGCTTAAAACGCATAAGTCTTTATCATAGTAGAAGCCCATAACACATAAGTCTCCATGTTGAAAATGAAAATCATTTTGATGTTAGAAGCCAAAAACACATAATCCCTCAGTTCGTAAATATTAGTCCCCTTTTGACTTTTTAGTctgtttcaactcaatatttagaTGAGAATATCTTCAAATACGTACattaaagaaatataaaaatttgatattgataAACTACACATTGAGACTAAcaaaacaagatctcacatgaatatatATTGAAATACGTATTGGAAATAAATTAGAAGATTATTTTCCAttgtaaatagtgtcaaaattccaAAAATGGACTAATAATCAAGAAGAGAGGAGTAAGGCCCTATTTCAGGACTTTATTACTTATTTCtgatttaatcagatcagatcagaaaaaaaagTTCACACCAGACTAGATCAGTTCAagtcagatcagaaaaaataagttcacacCAGACCAGATCTGACTTGGTCATATTAttatcggatttttcatgaaatgcccctgaggtttatcttaatgcaccaaatacccctaaactttccagaatgcaccaaatacccctgaggtttagtataaatacacaaaatgcCCACAAGGCTAACGGACGTTAAGTACCCGTTAGCGTATGTTTACCTTTATGCCCTTAATAAACCGTTTTCTCTACTTATCCTAACATTAACcccttaattatattaatcaactcttaattacattaattaatccttaattaaattaattaacccttaattacattaactaatccttaattaaattaattaacccttaattaaattaattaattattatctaAAAAAACCAATTACCCCCAAATTTTTTGGGATTCTCCATTGCCACCCTGTTGTTTCCTTTGGTCTGTCTCCTCAATTCCCACCACCACCATGTCAACCCTCTCTCCATTATCAATACCAACCATAACTCCTGCTTCCAAGTTCCACCCCCATGCCTAATCTCTCTCCTTCCCTCACCCTCCACACTGATCGAATTTGAGGAGTTAAGCAACCACATGACCTTCATCCTCGCAGCACCAACgaattagaggagagagaacgcCACCACCACCAAACCCCACCGCCGCCATGCCGCCACCACCAAACCCCACTCCCCCTTCCTCACCGATGACGTTTCCCTCCCCCGCACTTCCCCCATCTTCCTCATTGCTCCCCACTgccgccgccaccaccaaaCCCGTGTTTCCCTTCCCTGCACTTCCCCCACCTTCCTCATTGCTCCCCACTACCGCCGCCACCAAACCCCACTCCCCCTTCCTCACCGGCGTCGTTGCCCACCCCCCACTTCCCCCTCCGTTACGATAATTGCGACTAGATTGCTGATTTGGGGATCAATTTTTTTGGGATCTGGATTTTGAAGAGAGAGGAAAATCGATGTGCTTATCTGCCGTGGAACAGGCTGGTGTCGGTGGCGGTGTGgggtggtggtgaggaagagaagggGTTAGCAGGGTGGTgtgtgtggtggtggtgatgaaGAGAAGGGCTGCCATGGAAGAcagggaagaaggaaggggagagagaaaaaaacaaaaaataaaaaataagaaattaaaagggaaagagaaaaaataaaaattaaattaaagttaaagttaacggaTAAGTTAACGGAGTTAACggaaaatagtcattttggatattttgtgtatttatactaaacctcgggggtatttggtgcattctggaaagtttaagggtatttggtgcattaagataaacctcaggggcatttcatgaaaaatccgtattattattattaagcaAGCTCAAACCAAATACGAAGTAAGTCCAAGTCAAGCTCAAAACATATAACCATGCACTGAATTTGCAAGACTGTTTGTAGAAAAACAGGGAAAAAGTTCACCTATTGTAGTAAGCGTACATACAAACATACAGTCGAAAGATTCCAACAATTTTTTCTGTGATTCAAATAAATTCATCATTCAAAGACTGCGTTAGAAATATAGAAGACTGAAGAAGATAAGACAAGCCTGAATCAAAATTTTCGGATAACCTGTAAATAAAAAAGTTCCTAGTACACTACTAACGATGGAAAAAGAGCAACTGTACCCTAAATATTTTTATGCTAATCTCAATCTGCAAGACCTACATGTACAACTTTACAAGTATCAAGTATGTATGATTGACACCCAATTAAGGAACCTACACCCTTTGTATGATGCTACACTCTGTCACCCAAGGATTCAATAGAGCCCAAGACTATTAATTAGAGTAATGCTATATCAGCCCTTCCCCATGCTTTAGCAACATAAGACAGCTtacctagtaaagttctaaCCCTATTTGCATTTAGAAACATGGATAAACCATGAGCTACATAAGCATGATCTTTTACCATTCAGAACATGATCAAATCATATACACAACTCTAGCAATGACAAACTAGTTTAACACTACTACTTTAGCATTCAATATAACCAGGTAGGATAAAATGTAAACCTCTGAAAATTTATTAGCAAGTAACAACCTTACTTGGGATAAAATGTTTCTAATGTTAGAACACCAAACAGTGTACACTACTACCCAGGCGCAGGTACAACCAACCATCTAagcaaatttattatttcagttTTAGGGAGGCATCTGCCTACTAATtctgcatctaagcaagaaggGTACTGATCTTTGATTCAATGTGCGCTTCATGGTCTTCAAGACGCGCAGCAACATCATCATTTTCCCAGCGAATAAGGGTGGGAACACCCTTAAGCTGAAACTTAGAATCTACCCTCCAAGGGTGCACAGGGGTCCTCCAAGTTGGTCGATCACCCACATAAGCTCGCAAAAGCGCCACATTTTCTCCACACTCTTCCAACTTCTTATATATAACTGGTTCAGCTCTCACACAATCTGCACTTAGTGGCACACCATTTTTCATCCAACAATCACATTCACATTCACATTCATATTCATATTCATATTCATATCTTTTAAATAGGTACACCAAATTAAACATTCCGTACTTTGTAATAATGATCAAAGATGTGCATCGGAGACTTAACATACAAGTGTAACCATTacttaatactccgtatacagCATCAACATTAAAGTGAAGAATCAAAAAGCAATTAAGAAAAACGAagcaaaatagagaaaaaacaGGGAGTTACCAGGACACCAGCTGAGAGAAGTAGAAGGTTCATTGTCAGCCAAGAAGAGGATGAGGTTAGCTTTGTTATTTGCAGCTTCCTCTCTAAATTTCCTGAATACATCATTGAAACTTGCTACTGTAGCATCCATTATCTTCAACCCCATctttgtttttttcctaataatATTCTCTAAATAAATCAGAATATGGTACTGTATATAATTTGAATTtgagaatttcaatcaattcacACGAACAAGAACCCTAATACTTTTGGAATCGATCAATTCCATTAATTTACAGACATCGACGAACAAAAACCACTAAATTTAAAGAGAATTAATTCTAAACTGTTATGTTCACTAAAATTTTACTAATAAAAGATGAAAATGTGAAAAAGGTATATGAAGTAGCATTACCTCAAACAAATCCAGAAATGATCGGATAATTGGGTGGAATTCCCAAATTAATTgttctctcttttgaaataaACCCTAAAAGATGAATATAGTATTCTCTTCTCACCACAATTACACAGGAATCCAATTCTAGCTTGTGGTTTTCTGTTCTCTCCCGCTGATATGAACACGGTAGTTAACCCTTTTTTGTGTGGGTCCGGTAATAAGATGGTTAGGAAGTATCGGAACAACCCAACACAAGGAAAATACCAGCCCAAAAGCTAATTTGGCTATAGGACTTCCCCGGTGATATGGCTAGCAATGGTTTGTAACACTCACTATATTTGTTTTTTAGTGTACTACCCGATTCATCTTTAGGGCTACTCCGGATTCAGGACGAGTTCTGAATGGATAGATTTCAGTACACTCACTATATTTGTAAGTTGTAATGGTTGAGAATGCGATACTCCACGTTTCGAAGGAATAAACTTCTTTCAGAAACTGCctaataatatataaatataagttCAACTTTTGTGAACAAGTATCTAatatgttcattttttttaaagaaaaagacTACATAGTACCTAATAAGTTCCATTTCCTTTGGCAGTACCACCAAGTTGCATAATCCGTTCACTTCTTGCTTGGTGAAAAACTCCCTAATAAAAGTATGTTCAGTTCGAAAGAATGCACTTTGATTACTCGAGATTGTCTACAGTTGCGGTGTTTGTTGAATGTACAAATGGGAGCCTTGATGCCTATTAACCGGCCCCTTAGGGCGTAGTCCCTAGCTTAGAAGCCTGATCTTAAAGAACAAATGAAGCCTCAAAGGGAAGAGAAGGGCACAATTTGTTACAGCTCAATACAGACAATTAACAGGAGAAAAGGACACATTTACTTTTTGAAATCATTGCAATGGCAAACATTGACATTCATCGTGAGACTTACATTTGTTCCAAAACTAAGCCTAAGGCGAGGCGTGGTGCGCTCTCTTCCATCACCACTTTGCATTGGGTTTGGATCATCAACCCCAATTTTGACAGGGCATCTGTTATCTTACACTCATATATGCATAATGTTTTTGGAATGGAGCAGGAGTATAACCACAATCTGTTATACTGTCAAGAATAAATCATTGGACACAAATGATTTAAGGACCATTGTTGGTCAATTGAGGAAATCAAATGATATTATGTGGTTTTTCTTAGGTAACGCTAAGAACTCCTGAGTCCGAGCAGCAGGGATCAAAGGGATTAGTGATTTGTATGGAGTATTATACAGCCGGTTTATACCTTGCAGAGTTGCAGGAAATCAAATACAACCAAGACTATAGTACTTTGACATAAAAGTTTGACAAGGTAGATGATCATCATCTGCATCTTTTTTTTGTATGGTGAGATCCTTAAGCAACACAATACAAGCATGAAAGATGGACACATTACACATAACCTCAATAAGAAAACAAATTACAGTCTTACTATATATATGGAGAAGGCTGAATCTTTTTTGTTTTCCCTTGCTGTTTAAGTAATAACTAAACAAAGTAAGCAGGTGAATGAAAGGAAGGATGGAAATGATACTAGTAGGTGGTTACTGATTACAAGAAGAATTGTACATGGTAGCTAACTAGTTTCTCTTCAAGGGTTCACTTTCTTGCCCTTAGCTGGAGGAAAGCCAGGAAAGAGTGGTGGCATACGAGGGAAGGGGAATGAAGATGCAGGAGGTGAGGGTGTGCCTGGAAATGGGAAAATCGGAGGGAACGGAAACAAAGATGCAGGAGGTGGGGGTGAGGGTACAGGAGTTAATCCAGGAACTAGTGGCAGAGTGGGCAAAGGAGGTATAGGAGGCAATAAACTTGGAGGTGGGGTAGGTGGCTGAAATGGATTGGGGATGAGTGGTGAAGGCGGGGGTTGGAAGGGGTTCGGCAAAAGAGGTGCTGGCTGAAGTGGGTTAGGTGGCAATGGGATAGGACCTTGTGGTGGAGCAAAAACGGGTGGAATAATTGGTGGGAAAAACTGTTGTGGTTGAGTCAGTAAACCATTCCCCACCTTACTGTCCTTGTAAGACCCTAGTGATGCATCTGGATTTGTTGATGGGAAAGGCGGTAATAATGGGAGGGAAGGAAGTTTAGGAAGTGGTGGGAGAGATGGAAGTGGTGGAAGGTTAGGCAAATTTGGCATAATAGGTGTGTATGGGTTAGTTGATGTTGGAGGGTTTGGGGTAGGAAGTGTTGGAATTTGAGGGTTTGGTGTCGTTGGAAGAGTTGGGTTTAGAGGGTTTAGAAAGTCTTGAAGAGAATTCAACTGAGAACGTTGTTGGCTACACAAACCAGGTTGTTTTAGGGGCTTGAAAGAGAAGAAACCAGCAGAAAAGATGTGCTTCTTTCCCTTTCTATTCTTGAGATGAATCGGTGATGAAGTAGCAGTTGAGGCCACAGCACAGTATGGGTCACTGCTCTTAACCAGTTTTACAGTACATCCTTCAATCTTTTTGACATGTTTGCTGATTGAGAAGGGTAGTTGCACCTTAAAATTCCCTTGTTGATCTGTTTTCGCCTCTTGGTAAAATGCTGGCCTTGAGCTCCCTTGTGCACATTCTACTGCAACAGTTGCACCTGATAATACCAAATTTCAGAAATTACTGCAGGTTTGTGTTTTTATCTTTAGGTTAATGAATGGGatagaaacaaaaaaaactgtAGGAAGAGCTGTATACACACACTTAGTCTGATTTGGCTGCTTATTACCTAATAATACATCTGTCTACTCTAGCCCATATTACTCGAACAACAGTTCATTGCATTCAAACACATTGTTTTGTCCTCAATTACCAAAAAGAAAGTATCAACACATCAACATTGGAGTTCTTTGTACCTCCCTAGGAATACACCCTAATCAAAGGAGCCTCAATTATGAATGCTGAACATGAAATAGAGAGACAGGTAAATGAACAAAGCACTAGAACTTGACCAGGCTATGAAGTCTTGCATTCTTTTGGGTTATAACAAATCCCTGACACACAAGCTTAACATTTAAACTAGAAGAAAAACTAGCGATTAACATAGTTTTTCTAACAACCCTACTCAAATACTGTCTGTCTAGTGTCTACCTCAAAAACAGACGGATTAGTCTATCTGCCTAACTATGTCATAAACTAACAGGGGACGAAATGTCCCAAGTAATAATTAGTAAATACCTTTAACAAGCAAATTGTAGTTAGACTTGGTTTAAGGCTTCGTTAACATGTCTGAGAAATAACAGAGTTGTAGCTATGAAGAGTGCACACATCTAGCTTAGGGGGGATAagtaagaaaagaaaaatgaaccTGGGATGTGATGGCTGCCGGCTTTAGAAAGGTCATCTTGGAAACAAGTGTCACAAAAAACAGCGCCAACTATGACTGCAGAATGCTTCTGATGATGATGCCTTGCTGTGCAGCAAGAGACAGAGAGAATGAATATTACCAAAGACAAAGGCCAACAGTTTCTGAACCCTCCCATCATTTAAACAACTTCTTCTGAAACTTATACCAAAAATGATAATCTAGAGCTTCCGAAATAAGTTTGAAACAGAGTTATATTATTCCCTATGCTTAGCTTATAGTATTATATACTGAGTACTAGCTAAGGCTAGCTTTTGATGGTATGTAAGTTTCAGAGGATAACTTCTTTAACTTATAGAGAATGATAAAAGTGTCTTTTATTTATGTCATTCATGCTGAGGCCAGTCAACTACAAACTAGATGCTGTTAATGTTACAGCAAATCATgcccccttttttttattttttctggaGGTTTTACCATGATAAATTTTACTGAAAGTTAGTAGTTCTTTTATTGGTGGTATGTAATGAAATAGGTTGTAATCCCAGTTGGTTCACGAGATAAGTTGAGCAACCACACATTTCATGAGCTTTGACTTGTGGATTAATTAAGCCGCACTAGTAGGATTAGAGCAATAAATAGAGTGATTAGAGTAACTGATTTTTCTAGTTGCACCTTCCATACTAATTACACAAAAACCACAAAGGCACACAGTATTATCTAATATCTACTCCACCCGCCCGGTAATGGTAATTTTATACTATGTCCGGAAATTTGTCACAATTTCAAAGTTGTAGTTATATATGCTATGGCTATAATTCTTAACATAACCTTGCTTAAAAGAGTAAGCGGGAAATTAAGAGAGGATGAGAAGGTGACAATTATTGTAAAAGTTATCGTAGTAAAATAATGACGAATCCTTATCATGACCGGAGTATTTCCAAGGTTAGGACAAGTTAAACAAAGGTCTCAAAATGGTACTCCGTTTTCTGTGTTAACGCGAAAAGATATGTTTTGTTTAAATTTCCTTTATTTATCACAGAACAAATTAGAAGTACTATTTTCACTAGTCATTCATAACGCATTTGTTAATTACTGTTGTACAGCTCTTGGATTTCTAGTTGAAGTTGCAGTGCAGAAATATAACTAAAATGGCATGActtaaattgaaatatatttaattttttggatGAAGATATGATTTATTGGTTGAAGTCTTGGAGATGTAAATGTAATTCCCTTGAGCTTATTATTGTTCATCCTGATCTTACGTAACGTATCACCCCCCTGAAGCCTAAACATTTAGGTTTTTGTGTAAT
This sequence is a window from Spinacia oleracea cultivar Varoflay chromosome 1, BTI_SOV_V1, whole genome shotgun sequence. Protein-coding genes within it:
- the LOC110774941 gene encoding thioredoxin-like protein Clot gives rise to the protein MGLKIMDATVASFNDVFRKFREEAANNKANLILFLADNEPSTSLSWCPDCVRAEPVIYKKLEECGENVALLRAYVGDRPTWRTPVHPWRVDSKFQLKGVPTLIRWENDDVAARLEDHEAHIESKISTLLA
- the LOC110774938 gene encoding vegetative cell wall protein gp1 translates to MMGGFRNCWPLSLVIFILSVSCCTARHHHQKHSAVIVGAVFCDTCFQDDLSKAGSHHIPGATVAVECAQGSSRPAFYQEAKTDQQGNFKVQLPFSISKHVKKIEGCTVKLVKSSDPYCAVASTATSSPIHLKNRKGKKHIFSAGFFSFKPLKQPGLCSQQRSQLNSLQDFLNPLNPTLPTTPNPQIPTLPTPNPPTSTNPYTPIMPNLPNLPPLPSLPPLPKLPSLPLLPPFPSTNPDASLGSYKDSKVGNGLLTQPQQFFPPIIPPVFAPPQGPIPLPPNPLQPAPLLPNPFQPPPSPLIPNPFQPPTPPPSLLPPIPPLPTLPLVPGLTPVPSPPPPASLFPFPPIFPFPGTPSPPASSFPFPRMPPLFPGFPPAKGKKVNP